From a single Vibrio sp. BS-M-Sm-2 genomic region:
- a CDS encoding UxaA family hydrolase codes for MKKIIKINSKDNIVVCLQPLQSGDKFNIDGQELIVIQDVDRGSKLALRPIGTGEDIIKYGSSIGVASTDIDVGEWIHTHNMTTKLSDTDTYIYTPSFPHLLASSIEERFFQGYERDNGDVAIRNEIWVIPTVGCVNGIAKQAIERFRRNHPELRCDGVHLFPHNYGCSQLGDDHENTRQILANMVQHPNAGGVLVIGLGCENNQVGPFKELVGDIDESRVQYMIAQNEQDEIEVAVNHLESIYQSVQLDTRTPISFGRLKVGLECGGSDGLSGITANPMLGRFSDYLIGLGGTSVLTEVPEMFGAEHLLFERCIDRKTFDKAVGMINGFKQYFIDHNQPIYENPSPGNKKGGISTLEDKSMGCTQKAGSSPVVDVLNYADTLSIPGLNLLSAPGNDAVATSALAASGCHLVLFTTGRGTPYGGFVPTVKVSTNSELALKKPHWIDFNAGALVENTSMNILLEQFIDCVEAIASGGKTNNERNEIRELAIFKSGVTL; via the coding sequence ATGAAAAAAATCATCAAAATCAATTCAAAAGACAATATTGTAGTTTGTTTGCAACCTCTTCAGTCTGGTGACAAGTTTAATATTGACGGCCAAGAGCTCATCGTAATTCAAGATGTTGACCGTGGTAGCAAGTTGGCATTAAGACCTATTGGCACTGGTGAAGATATCATTAAATATGGGAGCTCTATAGGAGTTGCCTCGACTGATATTGATGTTGGTGAGTGGATTCACACTCATAATATGACGACCAAATTATCAGATACAGACACCTATATTTATACGCCGAGTTTTCCTCACTTGTTAGCGTCGTCAATTGAAGAACGATTCTTTCAAGGTTATGAGCGAGATAATGGCGATGTAGCAATACGTAATGAAATTTGGGTTATACCTACAGTTGGTTGTGTTAATGGTATAGCCAAACAAGCTATTGAACGCTTTCGTCGAAATCATCCAGAATTACGTTGTGATGGAGTCCATTTATTTCCTCATAATTACGGGTGCTCTCAATTGGGCGACGACCATGAAAATACTCGTCAAATACTGGCCAACATGGTTCAACATCCAAATGCAGGTGGAGTGCTAGTTATTGGCTTAGGTTGTGAGAATAACCAAGTCGGTCCTTTTAAAGAGCTTGTAGGTGACATTGATGAAAGTCGTGTTCAGTATATGATTGCTCAAAATGAACAGGACGAAATCGAAGTAGCAGTTAACCATTTGGAATCTATTTATCAAAGCGTTCAACTGGATACTCGTACACCTATTAGCTTTGGTCGGTTGAAGGTGGGCTTAGAGTGTGGAGGCTCAGATGGACTTTCTGGTATAACGGCTAACCCCATGCTAGGACGTTTTTCTGACTACCTTATCGGGTTAGGAGGCACTTCAGTACTGACTGAGGTGCCTGAAATGTTTGGAGCTGAACACTTGCTGTTTGAGCGCTGCATTGATAGAAAAACCTTTGATAAAGCAGTTGGTATGATAAATGGCTTCAAACAGTATTTTATAGACCATAACCAACCGATTTATGAGAACCCATCACCAGGCAATAAAAAAGGTGGTATCTCGACGTTGGAAGACAAATCTATGGGCTGTACTCAAAAAGCGGGTAGTAGCCCTGTAGTCGATGTTTTGAATTATGCGGATACACTATCTATACCAGGGCTAAATCTTCTGAGTGCTCCGGGAAATGATGCTGTAGCCACTTCAGCTCTTGCTGCGAGTGGTTGCCATTTGGTTCTTTTTACTACGGGACGAGGAACACCTTATGGAGGCTTTGTTCCAACAGTGAAAGTATCAACAAACTCTGAACTAGCACTTAAAAAACCGCATTGGATTGATTTCAATGCTGGCGCACTAGTAGAAAACACATCGATGAATATCCTTCTAGAGCAATTCATTGACTGTGTCGAAGCAATTGCTAGTGGTGGCAAGACAAATAATGAACGAAATGAAATCAGAGAGTTAGCTATTTTTAAGTCTGGAGTGACTTTGTAA